The genomic stretch CTTAACTGCTCGTGATATAGAATACGCTGCCGCTAAAGTTGGTGTTGCCTATAATAACCAGTGATTTGAATTTTAATAACCATTTTTCTGTTGACCTTTATATTCTCAAACATATTTTTCTGTTTACCTTCTCAATCAAACCTAGAACACCAGACTTTGTAGGATTAGAACATTTTCCTCCCTCTGTTTGAATAATATCTACACCTTCTAGTTCTAGTAACTCTGCAAGCTTGACCTGTAAAAGTTTatatattttgtttatttatACTCTTAAAATATTGATACTATCAGCAAAATTGAGCACTTCTGTTTGTAACCTGATCAGGGAGGCTTAGTGTGTGCGGAACGGTGACAGATAAAACTATGGATGGAAGTATCCTCCTCGTCTCTTTCGTTAGATTCAAAATCTGCATTGAAATTTTGTGttcgttaattaagatttagtGACTATCATAAACATTCAAGATTGAATACAGAAAACGAATCTTTACCTGCTCTGCAGTAAAAGTCATTCCCTTGTCATAGAATGAATCATAATTTCCAATCTCAACCTGCCAATGCAATATCATGTTACGTAAAAATCTCATAAGCTCCAATTTAAATTCATCTTTGACTAGAGTATGAAATTGGAAGTGATATTTGAAATGTAACTAGACAAAAAAGTCGAACCATTAGTGCTCCTGCTTCAACTGCAGCTGGAAATGTTGCAGGATCCACAGAAGAAACACAAACCTGCAAGACAATAATACCACAGTTACATGCAGTAATCAAACTCGCTATTGATTTGAGTCAAACAGTTTCGACTATACATTCGCTAAATCAACTTTAAGCAATCTCGACCATAGATTTAGATCAGATGGTTGAGATCTGCGAGATGTGCTAACTGCATAAATCTAATTTTTAACACGAGTATACCGGACAAGAAGTTAGGCTGATAGCTAGCTTCACTAATTCTGGGTCGCATGCTATATCGACGTGAGTTGCTCCTCCCTGCAAGACATACTCATATATAGTTCTTTGTCAGATAGAATTTTTTTCATGGATACTGAATCTTGTTTTTCAGTGAACAAAAACTCGAACACTACTAATCATCAAAACAATGTAGAAAGAGTGAAGTAAGGAACCTTTTCTGCTGCAGTAACAACAGAAGCAACATTCTCTTTATCAAAATTCTGCAAGCCTGTGATAATCTTCAAAACAAACCAAATATTTATCAACAATTGTggtaaaaagaaaataaatgaaagaaaaaaaaaacaaaaatggGTTTTGCATGGTTTATAGTTTACCTTAAGAGCTGTTCTTTCGCGAAAATCCTTGAGGATAGATTCTTTAGATGATGAGAGTAATGCTCTGGTAGTAAAACAGGTTTTTCTTGAAGTTGAATTGAATAAAGGATTGTTGTGGTGGTTTGGCTTTAGAGAAGATATAGATGAAGGAGAAGAAAGTGGCAAGCATGTTAAGGAATGCatgtttgtgtattttgattgCAGTTGTGAGTACTAGAAAGCAGGAAGAAATGTTGGATTGAGAAGTTGTGTGTGTTTGTTGTTTGTCTATACAAGGGAAGGAAAGTAACAGATAAGATGCGGCAGCTATAGAAGTGATATGGTGAAGTAATTTAGAGATTATTTTAAGAgatttttaaataaaaaagaaTTTCATTTGTATATTTAGAGATTACTgtttttagttttaaaaaaagtcaaataatcTGTAATGATTGGGCTTTAGTatccaaataataataataacaaggaaattgtttttaaaaaaaaatcaaatctACTCTTAGAATATGAAAATGTCATCTCAAGACCTATCCCATTCACATTCGTTTTTTACACGGTCCTCAAGActatatttaaaaaaattatggAAGTGCATCTCCGTATACCTTATAGAGATGCATATTCGGATATTATTTTAATCAAATGCGTGATATAGTCTCTTCTCCTTCTCCACTTCTCAAGATACTCTCAAAACTCACAAACTTTCCAAACTCTTAAAATCTCTTAACTCCCAAACTCTCAACTCAGAGACTCTCAAACTCATTCAAAACACTTCCAAGTTTCTATCATCAACATCCAATCGATCAAAGAGCTCATCATGAAACTCACATTTAGTAAATTTTTATTTCTCTAATTTTTTTTGATTTCAATATACATTTGTAGAAATTGAGTAATAGGTTATTTTATAGGTAGTTTGAATATGCTATTTAAATGATCAATATGTTTGATAGGTAGTTTAAATGATCAATGCATTTTTTTGATGTTGGATTGAACTGCATTTCTTCCATTTTCGTCCTTTTTGAATTGCAGAATATTatagagatgcatcttcgaatTTGTTCAAAGTTTTTCCAGAAACTAAAGAAGTTTTTCCTGAAACTGAAGAAGTTTCTATGTGTTCATAACTTTTTGAGAAAATTTTGTTTTTGCATAACTTCATACATCATATAAAAGTTTCTTAAACATATTGAGcacttaatatatatatatatatatatatatatatatatatatatatatatatatatatatatatatatatatatatatatatatatatatatatatatatatatatatatatatatatatatatatatatatatatatatatatatatatatatatatatatatatatatatatatatatatatatatatatatatatatatatatatatatgtaattCTTGAATTGTTATATCTTGAAACTCAAGCCAAGTTGACAAGATTATTTAAAGTTGTATTCATAATTTGTATTGATCACCAAGTG from Lathyrus oleraceus cultivar Zhongwan6 chromosome 7, CAAS_Psat_ZW6_1.0, whole genome shotgun sequence encodes the following:
- the LOC127108085 gene encoding uncharacterized protein ycf23 is translated as MHSLTCLPLSSPSSISSLKPNHHNNPLFNSTSRKTCFTTRALLSSSKESILKDFRERTALKIITGLQNFDKENVASVVTAAEKGGATHVDIACDPELVKLAISLTSCPVCVSSVDPATFPAAVEAGALMVEIGNYDSFYDKGMTFTAEQILNLTKETRRILPSIVLSVTVPHTLSLPDQVKLAELLELEGVDIIQTEGGKCSNPTKSGVLGLIEKATPTLAAAYSISRAVKIPVMCSSGLSAVTAPMAITAGASGVGVGSAVNRLNDVVAMIAEVRSIADSLKTSLQTREVETYRQ